In a genomic window of Variovorax paradoxus:
- a CDS encoding phage terminase large subunit family protein codes for MAEYVSRETLRAVIHAVSLGLGSLRAEVFQTLSEWARDNFKLAGESSHQKGGWIAWFFQIGILDFMSDDRIEELDVMKSKRVGYTKMITAFVAYNIAHRRRKQALWQPTDDDRDSYVKSEIDPILDARDGVPSVQAARRKGGGNDDTIKMKKFRDSVLHLLGGKAKRAYRRITVAIAILDEWSAFDQTIEKSGDPGGLAKGRLEGAPYPKFVGGSTPGFKGLCHVERAVLNAEGFVRFYIDCKYCGLEHPLAWGGKGKLHGFKWDRGNPASVHHVCPHCRKSIRQSDFLQGGLPMQGTWVCEKTGKRFGPDRVWRDSAGMPTRPPRTLGVHIWAAYSPQRTWENIVKEFEEALDALARGDSGPMQLFVNETLGETWEVVGERTDEHALQSRAEDYPLKTVPAGGLILTAGVDVQRDRWEIDVWAWGRGLESWHVDHHVIHGNPASEDDWAPVAAYLSSRYVQAWHGGSMGLSAISIDSSDQTQAVYNWVRKTQHQLPRLRAIKGRGEENVPVLGPSSPQEVRWNGTKIPNGIKLWNVGIDSAKDLLLGQLAIEKPGPGFVHFSQDLPQEWFEQLTSEQRILVKVNGKEAYRWVKRRPRNEVLDNRNYALHAAFGLGLHNYTDKRWSDLEASVQPPVDLFTPPPASLKTALDSRAPPFATAHALPSSEPSAADEVDVFSPISLT; via the coding sequence GTGGCCGAGTACGTTTCGCGTGAAACATTACGCGCCGTGATCCACGCGGTGAGCCTTGGCCTTGGCAGTTTGCGCGCCGAGGTCTTTCAGACGCTCAGTGAGTGGGCCCGCGACAACTTCAAGCTCGCTGGCGAAAGCTCGCACCAGAAAGGCGGATGGATCGCGTGGTTCTTTCAGATCGGCATCCTCGACTTCATGAGCGACGACCGCATCGAGGAACTCGATGTGATGAAGTCCAAGCGCGTCGGCTACACGAAGATGATCACCGCCTTCGTGGCTTACAACATCGCGCACCGCAGGCGCAAGCAGGCGCTTTGGCAGCCGACAGACGACGACCGTGACAGCTACGTCAAGAGCGAGATTGACCCTATCCTCGATGCGCGCGACGGTGTGCCTTCGGTGCAGGCCGCGCGTCGCAAAGGTGGCGGCAACGATGACACCATCAAGATGAAGAAGTTTCGCGACAGCGTTCTTCATCTGCTCGGCGGAAAGGCGAAGCGAGCCTATCGTCGAATCACCGTGGCGATTGCCATCCTCGATGAGTGGTCAGCCTTCGACCAGACCATCGAGAAATCAGGTGATCCGGGCGGCCTGGCGAAGGGCCGCCTTGAAGGCGCGCCCTATCCGAAGTTCGTTGGCGGCTCGACGCCTGGTTTCAAAGGGTTGTGCCATGTTGAGCGTGCAGTGCTCAACGCCGAGGGCTTTGTTCGCTTTTACATCGACTGCAAGTACTGTGGCCTTGAGCATCCGCTCGCATGGGGTGGCAAAGGAAAACTGCACGGTTTCAAGTGGGACCGCGGCAACCCCGCCAGCGTGCACCATGTCTGCCCGCATTGCCGCAAGTCCATTCGACAAAGCGACTTCCTGCAGGGCGGCCTTCCCATGCAGGGCACCTGGGTATGCGAGAAGACGGGCAAGAGGTTCGGGCCGGACAGGGTATGGCGCGACAGCGCCGGCATGCCCACTCGCCCGCCGAGGACCTTGGGCGTGCACATCTGGGCCGCGTACAGCCCGCAGCGAACCTGGGAAAATATCGTGAAGGAATTCGAGGAGGCGCTTGACGCGCTCGCCCGCGGCGACTCGGGGCCGATGCAGCTCTTCGTCAACGAGACGCTCGGTGAGACATGGGAAGTTGTCGGTGAGCGCACCGATGAGCATGCGCTGCAATCGCGCGCCGAGGACTATCCACTGAAGACCGTGCCGGCCGGCGGCCTGATCTTGACAGCAGGCGTGGACGTGCAGCGCGACCGTTGGGAAATCGACGTGTGGGCATGGGGCCGCGGTTTGGAGTCGTGGCACGTTGACCACCACGTCATCCATGGCAATCCTGCGTCCGAAGATGACTGGGCTCCGGTCGCGGCCTACCTTTCGAGCCGCTACGTGCAGGCTTGGCATGGCGGCTCAATGGGGTTGAGCGCAATTTCCATCGACTCGAGCGACCAAACGCAGGCGGTCTACAACTGGGTGCGAAAAACACAACACCAGCTTCCGAGATTGCGCGCCATCAAGGGGCGAGGCGAAGAGAACGTACCCGTCCTGGGTCCTAGCAGCCCGCAGGAGGTGCGTTGGAACGGTACGAAGATCCCCAACGGCATCAAGCTGTGGAATGTGGGCATCGACTCGGCGAAGGATCTGTTGCTTGGACAACTCGCCATCGAGAAGCCGGGGCCGGGCTTTGTGCATTTCAGCCAGGATTTGCCGCAAGAGTGGTTCGAGCAACTCACGTCGGAGCAGCGCATCCTTGTGAAGGTCAACGGGAAAGAAGCCTATCGTTGGGTTAAGCGCAGGCCGCGCAACGAAGTGCTCGACAACCGCAATTACGCGCTGCACGCCGCCTTCGGCCTCGGGCTTCACAACTACACAGACAAGCGCTGGAGTGACCTTGAAGCTTCAGTTCAACCACCGGTCGACCTTTTCACTCCCCCGCCAGCGAGTTTGAAAACCGCACTCGACTCGAGGGCGCCGCCCTTCGCGACAGCACACGCACTTCCGAGTTCCGAACCATCTGCCGCGGATGAAGTAGACGTTTTCTCGCCAATTTCACTTACCTGA
- a CDS encoding phage tail tape measure protein codes for MAFKPIQILINAKDDASKVFDRLQQRVIAFAALVAGYFGIQAFAGWVKGGADLEQQLSRVQAATGATAEEMRLLRKATADAAADARYNFTQLEAAGALENLAKAGLSVRDAIATLPAAMSLARAGDVELATSAEYLTKIVNGLGLSFSESGRVADVLAKGANATNTSVVGLAQALSYAAPLANTLGIGLEATVAIIGKFADAGIDASRAGTALNSILAQFSDPASKFRTELAAAGITTTNFEKMLHELAAAGPAGQRAIAAVGQEAGPALRALLNQGIGKLDDLKKSLQEASGSAAEAAAIMQRNLKGAFSGLVTAWDSVRNALTTPILPVLTQAVERLAGALRSAVADGTVGRFGEALASAFRNGIKWVQEFVASVDVPALVAKAEDLAARVGAQLDSIGQRAQAAGNIVQTVWGVMVAGGNAVVAITFKIAEGMAHAASTVQEGIGLILSGLSRVTFGEVAAAFKAAAAEVQLSAEATAAVAEAFGEKAAEAFDRATEGAEAARAGWAGLTSDAEQTAAAAAAGSNAFADMAASMQAAGDSAQEAGQKAAGASEAQKLSAEQARAAVERLRAEYKQAIATENMQLAAEKLEELRKANIAAAQAATANKNAQTEAAAEIAAAFQRAGVQTKVELETAAKTALRDFEMIRDSGQATAIGLGEAWKRAAEAAIAAANGIAPGWVQAQAALRGFDVVLDSAGRSTLKLRDAQQDATQAAYGLAGAIREVTSARERDIEAREKALQLAEREQELERKRLGVDKNGFSTDKAGNTVNAGGNLNTLTGIAAFLKEAGIADEKKARAIALQFSDGKGNIPFFGNPGQRLYGGDTISQALLRAAEKETFFGKGDTATTIPRPESTRRVDLNLRLNGRDLGTVNTDSAGADAIQGLLAQLGAAAGTSSIRPGS; via the coding sequence ATGGCATTCAAGCCGATTCAGATCCTCATCAACGCGAAGGACGATGCGTCCAAGGTGTTTGATCGCCTGCAGCAGCGGGTGATTGCATTCGCCGCGCTGGTGGCTGGGTACTTCGGCATTCAAGCCTTTGCGGGGTGGGTCAAGGGCGGGGCGGATCTTGAGCAGCAGCTCAGTCGGGTGCAGGCTGCGACGGGGGCGACGGCAGAGGAAATGCGGTTGCTGCGGAAGGCGACCGCCGATGCGGCGGCGGATGCGCGCTACAACTTTACGCAGCTTGAGGCGGCGGGTGCATTGGAGAACCTCGCGAAAGCGGGTCTATCGGTGCGCGATGCGATTGCAACGCTGCCGGCGGCGATGTCGCTGGCGCGGGCCGGCGATGTCGAGCTTGCGACCTCTGCCGAGTACCTCACGAAGATTGTCAACGGGCTGGGACTTTCGTTCTCGGAGTCGGGCCGCGTCGCGGACGTCCTCGCCAAGGGGGCCAACGCCACGAACACCAGTGTTGTCGGCCTGGCGCAGGCGTTGAGCTATGCCGCACCTCTCGCGAATACCCTGGGCATCGGCCTTGAGGCGACGGTCGCGATCATCGGTAAGTTTGCAGACGCCGGCATCGATGCAAGCCGCGCCGGCACAGCGTTGAACAGCATTCTTGCGCAGTTCTCAGACCCTGCTTCCAAGTTCCGCACCGAGCTGGCCGCTGCCGGCATCACGACGACGAATTTCGAGAAGATGCTGCACGAGCTGGCTGCCGCCGGCCCGGCCGGGCAGCGGGCGATTGCTGCTGTGGGCCAAGAGGCTGGCCCGGCGTTGCGTGCGCTGCTGAATCAGGGCATCGGCAAGCTCGATGACCTGAAGAAGTCGCTGCAGGAAGCGAGCGGCAGCGCGGCGGAAGCGGCTGCGATCATGCAGCGCAACCTCAAGGGCGCATTCTCGGGGCTGGTGACCGCCTGGGACTCGGTACGCAACGCGCTCACGACTCCCATCCTGCCAGTGCTCACGCAGGCCGTGGAGCGCCTGGCGGGCGCGCTGCGCAGCGCGGTGGCGGACGGCACCGTGGGCCGCTTCGGCGAAGCGCTGGCCTCGGCTTTCCGCAATGGCATCAAGTGGGTGCAGGAGTTTGTCGCGAGCGTGGATGTGCCCGCCCTTGTCGCGAAGGCTGAAGACCTGGCGGCGCGGGTTGGTGCCCAGCTCGACAGCATCGGCCAGAGGGCGCAGGCGGCGGGCAACATCGTGCAAACCGTCTGGGGCGTGATGGTTGCCGGCGGCAATGCTGTCGTGGCGATCACGTTCAAGATCGCCGAGGGCATGGCGCACGCCGCCTCGACGGTGCAGGAAGGTATTGGCTTGATCCTGTCGGGCCTCTCGCGGGTCACGTTCGGCGAGGTGGCCGCGGCGTTCAAGGCGGCGGCGGCCGAGGTCCAGCTCTCCGCCGAGGCGACCGCTGCCGTGGCGGAGGCCTTCGGGGAGAAGGCGGCAGAGGCCTTCGACCGTGCCACCGAGGGCGCAGAGGCGGCGCGTGCGGGATGGGCGGGGTTGACCAGCGATGCGGAGCAAACGGCCGCAGCAGCCGCGGCCGGTAGCAATGCCTTCGCGGACATGGCGGCGTCGATGCAGGCCGCAGGCGACAGCGCGCAGGAAGCGGGCCAGAAGGCTGCAGGCGCGTCCGAGGCCCAGAAACTGAGTGCCGAGCAGGCGCGCGCCGCGGTCGAGCGTCTGCGGGCCGAATACAAGCAAGCCATCGCTACAGAGAATATGCAGCTCGCGGCCGAGAAGCTCGAGGAGCTGCGCAAGGCCAACATCGCCGCGGCGCAGGCGGCTACGGCCAACAAGAACGCGCAGACCGAAGCTGCGGCCGAGATCGCGGCGGCGTTCCAGCGAGCCGGCGTGCAGACGAAGGTCGAACTTGAGACAGCAGCAAAGACGGCGCTGCGTGATTTCGAGATGATCCGCGACAGCGGGCAGGCGACCGCCATCGGCTTGGGCGAGGCGTGGAAGCGCGCAGCCGAGGCCGCCATCGCTGCGGCGAACGGCATCGCGCCTGGTTGGGTGCAGGCGCAGGCGGCGCTTCGTGGCTTCGACGTGGTGCTCGACAGCGCGGGCCGCTCGACACTCAAGCTGCGCGATGCACAGCAGGATGCGACCCAGGCGGCCTATGGCCTGGCTGGTGCCATCCGCGAGGTGACCAGCGCGCGGGAACGAGACATCGAGGCGCGCGAGAAGGCGCTGCAGCTCGCCGAGCGCGAGCAGGAACTCGAGCGCAAGCGGCTGGGCGTCGATAAAAACGGTTTCTCAACCGACAAGGCCGGCAACACGGTCAACGCCGGGGGGAACCTCAACACCTTGACCGGCATCGCTGCCTTCCTGAAAGAAGCCGGCATTGCCGACGAGAAGAAGGCCCGCGCCATCGCGCTACAGTTTTCCGATGGGAAGGGAAACATTCCTTTCTTCGGCAACCCCGGCCAGCGCCTCTACGGCGGGGACACGATCAGCCAGGCGCTGTTGCGCGCCGCAGAAAAAGAGACCTTCTTTGGCAAGGGTGACACGGCCACCACGATCCCGAGGCCGGAATCGACGCGGCGCGTTGACTTGAACCTGCGACTCAACGGCCGCGACCTCGGCACCGTCAACACCGACAGCGCGGGCGCTGATGCGATTCAAGGTCTGCTCGCGCAACTCGGCGCCGCCGCCGGCACCTCTTCCATTCGGCCGGGGAGCTGA
- a CDS encoding AAA family ATPase gives MTLLRPTLKVNRLIVYQNAHVAFDCIFHAGVNVVRGRNSSGKTTVMDLLAFSLGSENIRWKPEALRCTQTLVEVDLNGKTVCLSRDISTESQRPMRIFWGAMSDLAGAKIQDWQQFPFRRTEHQVSFSQAIFTALEMPLAQGEGASNLTLHQIIRVLYADQPSIHSPIFRDDIFDKALTRETVGSYLSGAFDDELYSAQLRLREVNAQLSSFEAELRGIFSVLGQSGQTPELVITGAHILELEARREDLTRQVIQLKLKRALPRKDANEARVKADNLRSLLNEARKNESILKERLSSLELDLADSLLFVRELEDRLANLDESKQTRSYFGRVQFQFCPSCLSELKNGDSDKEHCNLCSSLLEDGRGDAQLLRMRNELSIQLKESSTLLEQRSSDAEALRREIPSLIERIKRLEREYSVVSSSWSSDVETKLEEINRMLGVLDEEIKHAYERQKLAAVISDLQARRDAVKTEMLHLGDTISSLKKNQETRQAEVHAAIERALIRLLKKDIPLQPEFIDPKSVVISFANNTVWINGSRNFSESSAVVLRHLFHLALLSASMELAYMRVPRFLLLDGIDDGGMEKGRSHQLQRIIVEECATYKSDFQLIFATSEINPVLEGSELVVGKAFTPESRSLKVHDI, from the coding sequence ATGACATTGCTTAGGCCGACCTTAAAGGTTAATAGGCTTATTGTTTATCAAAATGCACATGTTGCATTCGATTGCATTTTTCATGCTGGTGTGAATGTGGTTCGCGGCCGGAACAGTTCAGGCAAAACAACGGTGATGGACTTGTTGGCCTTTTCATTGGGTTCTGAAAACATCCGATGGAAGCCAGAGGCGCTGCGGTGCACGCAAACTTTAGTCGAAGTCGATCTGAATGGTAAAACTGTTTGCCTATCGAGAGATATAAGTACGGAATCGCAACGACCTATGAGGATATTTTGGGGCGCAATGAGTGATCTTGCGGGCGCCAAAATTCAGGATTGGCAACAGTTTCCTTTTAGACGCACCGAGCATCAGGTTAGCTTTTCGCAAGCCATATTTACTGCCCTTGAAATGCCCTTGGCGCAAGGCGAGGGAGCTTCAAATCTGACCCTCCATCAGATTATTCGCGTCCTGTATGCAGATCAGCCGTCCATTCATAGTCCTATCTTCCGCGATGACATTTTCGATAAGGCGCTCACTCGAGAGACTGTGGGTAGCTATCTTTCTGGTGCCTTTGACGACGAGCTCTATTCAGCACAACTGAGACTGCGTGAAGTTAATGCGCAGCTCTCTAGCTTTGAGGCGGAACTTCGCGGGATTTTTAGTGTGCTTGGCCAATCTGGCCAAACTCCGGAGCTTGTAATCACCGGTGCGCATATTTTGGAGCTTGAGGCGAGGCGCGAGGATCTCACTCGGCAGGTTATTCAATTGAAGTTAAAGCGAGCGCTTCCGAGAAAAGATGCAAACGAAGCAAGAGTCAAGGCGGACAATCTCCGAAGTCTACTAAATGAGGCGAGGAAAAATGAATCCATCCTGAAAGAGCGTTTGAGTTCTTTGGAATTGGACCTCGCGGATTCTTTGCTGTTTGTACGAGAGCTTGAAGATCGTCTGGCAAATCTGGATGAGTCGAAGCAAACTCGATCTTATTTCGGGCGGGTACAGTTTCAGTTTTGCCCCAGCTGCCTATCGGAGTTAAAAAACGGGGACTCGGACAAAGAGCATTGCAATCTTTGCTCATCCCTTTTGGAGGACGGGCGAGGAGATGCACAACTGCTGAGAATGCGAAATGAGCTAAGCATTCAGCTCAAAGAATCAAGCACACTGTTGGAGCAGCGCTCATCCGATGCAGAGGCTTTGAGGCGGGAAATCCCTTCTTTAATCGAGCGAATTAAACGCCTCGAGAGAGAGTATTCAGTTGTTTCATCATCTTGGTCGAGTGATGTTGAAACAAAACTCGAAGAGATAAACCGAATGCTTGGGGTGCTTGATGAAGAAATCAAGCATGCATATGAACGGCAAAAGCTCGCAGCTGTAATTTCAGATCTACAGGCTCGACGCGATGCAGTGAAAACAGAGATGTTGCATCTTGGCGATACTATTTCTTCACTTAAGAAGAATCAAGAGACTAGGCAGGCAGAGGTGCATGCCGCGATTGAACGCGCCTTGATTCGACTTTTGAAGAAAGACATTCCGCTTCAGCCTGAGTTCATTGACCCGAAATCAGTGGTTATTTCGTTTGCGAACAACACTGTGTGGATTAATGGATCTAGAAATTTCTCTGAGAGTTCGGCAGTGGTTTTGCGGCATCTTTTCCATCTGGCGCTACTGAGTGCCAGCATGGAATTGGCATATATGCGGGTCCCAAGATTTTTGTTGCTTGACGGAATCGATGATGGCGGCATGGAAAAGGGGAGAAGCCATCAGCTGCAGCGAATCATAGTCGAAGAGTGTGCGACCTATAAATCAGACTTTCAACTGATTTTCGCGACGTCCGAAATCAATCCTGTATTGGAGGGATCCGAGTTGGTAGTTGGAAAAGCATTCACGCCAGAATCGAGATCCCTCAAGGTTCACGATATTTGA
- a CDS encoding head decoration protein has translation MNYRASFSTEGVSASKVLVAGNAHLLVGRKVTLLAGAVYAAGTVLGVITASKKHTVSASAATDGSEKPDLILAETVDATAGDREALGYARGDFNTSAIVLGAGHTVASITEALRIKGITLLADVA, from the coding sequence ATGAACTATCGCGCAAGTTTCTCGACCGAAGGCGTCTCTGCCTCCAAGGTGCTCGTGGCCGGCAACGCCCACCTGCTGGTGGGCCGCAAGGTCACCCTGCTGGCGGGCGCGGTCTACGCGGCCGGCACGGTGCTCGGCGTCATCACTGCTTCGAAGAAGCACACCGTCAGCGCCTCGGCGGCCACCGATGGCAGCGAAAAGCCGGACCTGATCCTGGCCGAAACGGTCGACGCCACCGCAGGCGACCGCGAGGCGCTCGGCTATGCACGCGGCGACTTCAACACGAGCGCGATCGTGCTCGGCGCGGGCCACACCGTTGCCAGCATCACCGAAGCCCTGCGCATCAAGGGCATCACCCTGCTGGCCGACGTGGCCTGA
- a CDS encoding phage portal protein has product MGRRNRRLMSAGQRISALGASGPAGAGMNAHEAASTNDLALHGWNPIAGSADADLLPDLDTLAARSRDLGRNNGLMAGGMQTMRDNIVGSVLRLSSTPDYRLLGWTREQGREWGNVVEAKFRSWAETTECDAARTQNLLGLTLQALGGAMLNGDALGLPLWLPRPGTRWNTRLMMVEADRLATPLGLEHRDDIRKGIEFDRWGAPVAYHILKRHPGDVFAFGFYGMTREAQLMEWDRIPAFTAWGRRRVIHLHDKERTGQSRGKPVVTAVMREFHMAGKYAANELQASLANSLVAAFLESDLDPNSAAALFGDNPRDQWNASVAQTRNIRQLKGAAVIPLPAGARLSSFTPGRPNQAFEAFMLASLRHIAAGMNLPYELLLKDFSKSNYSSARAALLEAWRYFHGRRRWLTDYWLRAIYELWFEEAVNAGEIEAPGFYENRYAYLRARFIFGGRGWVDPVKEAQAAGLRIEMGISTLEKECAEQGDDYEEIMDQRAIELRMASDRGLSTAQPIAVALASAEQGKSDDEQPGASQEQNEETSA; this is encoded by the coding sequence ATGGGTCGCCGCAATCGCCGCCTCATGTCCGCTGGCCAGCGCATCTCCGCGCTTGGGGCCAGCGGTCCCGCAGGCGCGGGAATGAACGCGCACGAAGCCGCGTCAACTAACGACCTGGCTTTGCATGGTTGGAACCCCATCGCCGGCAGCGCAGATGCGGATCTGCTACCCGACCTCGACACGCTGGCGGCACGCTCGCGCGACCTCGGCCGCAACAACGGCCTCATGGCCGGTGGCATGCAGACGATGCGCGACAACATCGTGGGATCGGTGCTGCGCCTCAGTTCAACGCCGGACTATCGCTTGCTCGGGTGGACGCGTGAGCAAGGCCGCGAGTGGGGCAACGTGGTCGAAGCGAAGTTTCGTTCATGGGCCGAGACTACCGAGTGCGATGCGGCGCGCACGCAGAACCTGCTCGGCCTGACGTTGCAGGCTCTTGGCGGTGCGATGCTCAACGGTGACGCCTTGGGCTTGCCTCTGTGGCTGCCCCGTCCTGGCACTCGCTGGAACACACGATTGATGATGGTCGAGGCGGACCGGCTCGCCACGCCGTTGGGACTCGAGCATCGCGACGACATTCGCAAGGGGATTGAGTTCGATCGCTGGGGCGCGCCCGTCGCGTACCACATCCTCAAGCGCCACCCGGGCGATGTGTTCGCGTTCGGCTTCTATGGCATGACCCGAGAAGCGCAGCTCATGGAATGGGACCGCATCCCCGCGTTCACCGCGTGGGGACGTCGTCGCGTCATCCATCTGCACGACAAGGAACGAACCGGCCAATCGCGGGGCAAGCCCGTTGTTACCGCCGTTATGCGCGAATTCCATATGGCCGGCAAGTACGCGGCAAACGAGCTGCAGGCCAGTCTTGCGAACTCGCTCGTTGCCGCATTTCTTGAGTCGGACCTCGATCCGAACTCGGCAGCCGCACTGTTTGGCGACAACCCGCGCGACCAGTGGAATGCGTCAGTGGCGCAGACCCGCAACATCCGCCAGCTCAAGGGCGCTGCGGTCATTCCGCTGCCCGCTGGAGCGCGACTATCCAGCTTCACACCTGGCCGCCCAAATCAAGCCTTCGAGGCATTCATGCTGGCCTCGTTGCGGCACATCGCAGCAGGCATGAACCTGCCCTATGAGCTGCTGCTGAAGGACTTCAGCAAGTCGAACTACAGCAGCGCGCGTGCCGCCCTGCTTGAGGCCTGGCGCTACTTCCACGGCCGCCGCCGCTGGCTCACCGACTACTGGCTTCGGGCCATCTACGAACTGTGGTTCGAAGAAGCCGTAAACGCCGGTGAGATCGAAGCGCCAGGTTTCTACGAAAACCGCTACGCCTATTTGCGTGCCCGCTTCATTTTCGGCGGCCGCGGCTGGGTAGACCCAGTGAAGGAGGCGCAGGCCGCCGGGCTGCGCATCGAAATGGGCATCTCCACGCTCGAGAAAGAGTGCGCAGAGCAGGGCGACGACTACGAAGAAATCATGGATCAGCGCGCTATCGAGTTGCGCATGGCCTCTGACCGCGGCCTCAGCACCGCGCAACCCATCGCCGTGGCTCTGGCTTCGGCCGAGCAGGGCAAATCCGACGACGAACAGCCTGGCGCATCCCAGGAGCAGAACGAGGAAACCTCCGCATGA
- a CDS encoding S49 family peptidase gives MKYPHLAARIFNTPLLIHPQKLDAIIAGLSDRLLGAVPLMVASADGLPKLAPELFSTRRGEQSDRGYRVVEGVAVLNVNGALLHRSRLDVAESTFLVGYNDLAADLEDAMSHPDIHAVLQVYDSPGGEAQGAFEYAQRVFDLRGRKPMQAIADGMALSAAYLGASAADEVAVTATGYAGSVGVVSRHVDFSRALDQDGITVTHIFAGAHKVDGNPYEPLPADVRSAWQAEIDGLYTMFVDAVARHRGMEAAAVRKTQAASYSGVAAVASGLADRIATTDQLISELAAQRGRSFPVGPTARSNANDKGASMSGISPNEAGGHQAAAALAGAPAVPSAFTQANVDEARAEGRDEGALTERTRVSGIFAHEAAAGRTQLAIQCVTSGLSVEQAGAVLGAAPVATAAPVNVFAAAMAAVGNPDVSGVEAASGAQTDETALASQIVASFRGSR, from the coding sequence ATGAAATACCCCCATCTCGCAGCGAGGATCTTCAACACGCCGCTGCTCATCCATCCGCAAAAGCTCGACGCCATCATTGCCGGCCTGAGCGACCGCCTGCTCGGCGCCGTGCCGTTGATGGTTGCCTCGGCCGATGGCTTGCCCAAGCTGGCCCCTGAACTGTTTTCGACGCGACGCGGCGAGCAGAGCGACCGCGGCTATCGCGTGGTCGAGGGCGTCGCGGTGCTCAACGTCAACGGCGCATTGCTGCATCGCAGCCGTCTCGATGTGGCGGAGAGCACTTTCCTCGTTGGCTACAACGACCTGGCCGCCGACCTCGAGGATGCGATGAGTCATCCTGACATCCACGCGGTCCTTCAGGTCTACGACAGCCCGGGTGGCGAAGCGCAGGGCGCATTCGAATATGCGCAGCGCGTGTTCGATTTGCGTGGTCGCAAGCCCATGCAAGCCATCGCTGACGGCATGGCGCTGTCTGCCGCCTACCTGGGTGCCAGCGCCGCCGACGAAGTGGCGGTTACCGCAACCGGCTATGCCGGCTCCGTGGGTGTGGTCTCGCGGCACGTCGACTTCTCGCGCGCGCTCGATCAGGACGGCATTACCGTGACGCACATCTTTGCCGGTGCGCACAAGGTCGACGGCAACCCCTACGAGCCGCTGCCTGCCGACGTGCGCAGCGCCTGGCAAGCCGAGATTGACGGGCTCTACACGATGTTCGTGGATGCGGTCGCGCGCCATCGCGGCATGGAAGCGGCGGCAGTGCGCAAGACGCAGGCCGCCAGTTATTCCGGCGTCGCGGCCGTGGCCTCTGGCCTGGCCGACCGCATTGCCACCACAGACCAGCTGATCTCCGAACTGGCCGCCCAACGCGGCCGGTCCTTTCCTGTCGGGCCGACCGCCCGATCCAACGCCAACGACAAAGGAGCATCTATGTCTGGCATTTCCCCCAACGAGGCGGGCGGTCATCAAGCCGCAGCAGCCCTCGCCGGTGCGCCGGCAGTTCCCTCCGCCTTCACGCAGGCCAATGTGGATGAGGCACGCGCGGAAGGCCGCGATGAGGGCGCGCTGACCGAGCGCACCCGCGTGAGCGGCATCTTTGCGCACGAGGCCGCGGCCGGGCGCACGCAGCTCGCCATTCAGTGCGTCACCAGCGGCCTGAGCGTCGAGCAAGCCGGCGCCGTTCTCGGTGCCGCGCCGGTGGCGACCGCCGCGCCGGTGAATGTCTTCGCCGCCGCTATGGCCGCGGTGGGCAATCCCGATGTTTCGGGCGTCGAGGCCGCCAGCGGCGCGCAGACCGACGAGACCGCACTCGCGAGCCAGATCGTCGCGAGCTTCCGCGGCTCGCGCTGA
- a CDS encoding major capsid protein: MDIFSIGVLARVIAELPAPAPFILNSFFTAMQTETSEEIHFDVESGRRRLAPFVAPIVAGKVVQSKGFVTKTFKPAYIKDKRVFDSSRPFKRAIGERIGGELSPAQRLQALLAADLQDQLEMLARRQEVMAVEALRTGKVTVKGEQYPTVVVDFGRHADLTVELTAGDRWGETGVDPLEDVQGWSMGVTQHSGAAGNTLIMDVKAWQLFSAAPSVQKLLDRFRGADKLNATVLGEGGRYMGNIGDFDIWVYAGWYEDPDTGELTPYLPDHTVLITSPDLEGTRAYGAIKDEESGFQAMPYFSKSWVEKDPAVRLLLLQSAPLPVPYRVNASMSAKVR; this comes from the coding sequence ATGGACATCTTTTCCATCGGCGTCCTCGCGCGTGTGATCGCCGAGCTTCCGGCCCCCGCGCCGTTCATCCTCAATTCGTTCTTCACTGCCATGCAGACCGAAACGAGCGAGGAGATCCACTTCGATGTGGAGAGCGGCCGTCGCCGCCTGGCGCCGTTCGTCGCGCCCATCGTGGCCGGCAAGGTCGTGCAATCGAAGGGCTTCGTCACCAAGACCTTCAAGCCCGCCTACATCAAGGACAAGCGCGTCTTTGACAGTTCGCGCCCGTTCAAGCGCGCAATCGGTGAGCGCATCGGCGGTGAGCTGTCGCCGGCGCAGCGCCTGCAGGCGTTGCTCGCCGCCGATCTGCAGGATCAGCTCGAGATGCTCGCCCGCCGTCAGGAAGTCATGGCCGTGGAAGCGCTGCGCACCGGCAAGGTTACCGTCAAGGGCGAGCAGTATCCGACGGTGGTCGTGGATTTCGGCCGCCATGCCGACCTGACCGTCGAACTCACTGCCGGCGACCGCTGGGGCGAAACCGGCGTCGACCCGCTCGAGGACGTGCAGGGTTGGTCGATGGGCGTCACGCAGCACTCCGGGGCGGCCGGAAATACGCTCATCATGGACGTGAAGGCCTGGCAGCTCTTCAGCGCTGCGCCTTCGGTGCAGAAGCTGCTCGACCGCTTCCGCGGCGCCGACAAGCTCAACGCGACCGTGCTCGGCGAGGGCGGTCGCTACATGGGCAACATCGGCGACTTCGATATTTGGGTCTATGCCGGCTGGTACGAAGACCCGGACACCGGTGAGCTGACGCCGTACCTACCCGACCACACGGTGCTCATCACGAGCCCGGACCTCGAAGGCACGCGCGCCTACGGTGCGATCAAAGACGAAGAGTCCGGCTTCCAGGCCATGCCGTACTTCTCGAAGTCTTGGGTGGAGAAGGACCCGGCCGTGCGCCTGCTGCTGCTGCAATCGGCCCCGCTGCCGGTGCCGTACCGCGTCAATGCCTCGATGTCGGCCAAGGTTCGCTGA